A region from the Riemerella anatipestifer genome encodes:
- a CDS encoding carboxypeptidase-like regulatory domain-containing protein codes for MKNFFFLLLVFIANLHFCQVISGTLISSEDNSPISYAKIGFENIEKGTFSDEKGNFKIDFTNVDINLKVKIEIAGFQTYENTVKNLIKLNSTKIALNPRFVNVEEVIISSKKYVAKNLGYNSRSKSIHIDYLSRNSQTAIKKYTVEELEKPQAEIAVPIQSNSKSKITKININFAKFEINKPMPARFIIYSESEGKPDKILNSEDILFSIENENVKNNVFTLDVSDKNIWFKGKIFVSFQPLDRNFSGSFFISAGFLGSSYKRSFVEKWRKFPASIVPAINIDVKSEK; via the coding sequence ATGAAGAATTTTTTTTTCCTACTCCTAGTCTTTATTGCGAATTTGCATTTTTGTCAAGTAATTTCAGGAACTTTAATTTCAAGTGAGGATAATTCTCCGATTTCTTACGCCAAAATTGGGTTTGAAAACATTGAGAAAGGAACTTTTAGCGATGAGAAAGGAAATTTCAAAATAGACTTTACAAATGTTGATATAAACTTGAAGGTCAAAATTGAGATTGCAGGTTTTCAAACTTATGAAAATACTGTGAAAAATCTTATAAAACTTAACTCTACAAAAATTGCTTTAAATCCAAGATTTGTAAATGTTGAAGAAGTTATAATTTCTAGCAAAAAGTATGTTGCAAAGAATTTAGGTTATAATTCTCGGTCAAAAAGCATACATATAGATTATCTCTCAAGAAATTCTCAAACAGCAATAAAAAAATATACTGTTGAAGAATTGGAAAAACCACAAGCGGAAATTGCAGTGCCCATTCAATCAAATTCAAAATCTAAAATTACTAAAATCAATATTAATTTTGCAAAGTTTGAGATTAACAAACCGATGCCTGCAAGATTTATTATTTATTCTGAGTCAGAAGGAAAGCCTGATAAAATTCTAAATTCAGAAGATATTTTATTTTCTATTGAGAATGAAAATGTTAAAAACAATGTCTTTACATTGGATGTTTCTGATAAAAATATATGGTTTAAAGGTAAAATCTTCGTTAGTTTTCAACCACTTGACAGAAATTTTTCAGGGAGTTTTTTTATTAGCGCAGGTTTTTTAGGAAGTTCATATAAGAGAAGCTTTGTTGAAAAATGGAGAAAATTTCCTGCAAGTATTGTTCCTGCGATAAACATTGATGTAAAATCAGAGAAATAA
- a CDS encoding NAD(P)/FAD-dependent oxidoreductase: protein MGRSFLLLLVGGIVVIKIFKFVLLNLDFVEAREKIIIIGGGFAGLQLARKLNGKRKKVMVIDKVNHHMFQPLFYQVACGRIEPSNISFPFRKIFQKSKNIQYRMTEVTKILPEENKIITEDSEFSYDKLIIATGCRTNFFGNEQMEQLSYGMKNTQEAISIRNHILLTFEKLIIERKRSDDGNWNIVIVGSGPTGVELAGAFAEMKADILPRDYPKMNFNDLEIILVSSTKKPLAVMSEEAQNKSEEYLNKLGVKFISDDRVVNYDGNKVYLKSGKEIPSNNVIWAAGVTGNIIEGLSEEQIINNRYRVDRYNRVKGYNNIFAIGDIAYMETPKYPQGHPQVANVAINQGRNLGDNLNKRSENDWKEYEYFDKGSMATIGKHRAVVDLPYMKFQGFFAWFFWMFLHLMLILSVRNKIAIFFNWMWSYLNGDSSLRLIILPNKKNRTEQ, encoded by the coding sequence TTGGGTAGGAGTTTTTTATTATTACTTGTAGGGGGAATAGTTGTAATTAAAATCTTTAAATTTGTACTTTTAAATTTAGACTTTGTGGAAGCAAGAGAGAAAATAATCATCATAGGAGGCGGTTTTGCTGGGTTACAACTGGCGAGAAAACTCAATGGTAAAAGGAAAAAGGTAATGGTGATAGATAAAGTGAACCATCATATGTTTCAGCCATTATTTTATCAGGTAGCATGTGGGAGGATAGAGCCTTCCAACATATCGTTTCCTTTTAGAAAGATATTTCAGAAGTCTAAAAATATACAATACAGAATGACGGAGGTTACCAAAATACTTCCCGAAGAAAATAAAATTATTACAGAAGATTCCGAGTTTTCTTATGATAAACTGATTATAGCCACAGGATGTAGAACCAATTTTTTTGGTAACGAACAAATGGAGCAACTGAGTTATGGTATGAAAAATACTCAGGAAGCTATCAGTATTAGAAATCATATTTTACTCACTTTTGAGAAACTTATTATAGAAAGAAAGAGGTCTGATGATGGTAATTGGAATATCGTAATTGTAGGCAGTGGTCCTACGGGGGTAGAATTGGCAGGAGCATTTGCGGAAATGAAAGCAGATATTTTACCTAGAGATTATCCTAAGATGAATTTCAATGACTTAGAAATAATCTTAGTGAGTTCTACCAAAAAGCCGCTGGCGGTAATGAGCGAAGAAGCCCAGAATAAATCGGAAGAGTATCTTAATAAGTTGGGGGTTAAATTTATCAGCGATGATAGGGTGGTAAACTACGATGGCAATAAAGTTTATCTAAAAAGTGGTAAAGAAATTCCGTCTAACAATGTGATATGGGCAGCTGGTGTAACAGGAAATATCATTGAGGGATTATCAGAAGAGCAAATCATCAACAATAGATACAGAGTAGACCGCTACAATAGAGTAAAAGGTTATAACAATATATTTGCAATAGGAGACATTGCTTATATGGAAACACCTAAATATCCTCAAGGGCACCCTCAGGTGGCTAATGTAGCTATAAATCAAGGAAGAAACTTAGGTGATAATCTAAACAAACGCTCCGAAAACGATTGGAAAGAGTACGAATATTTTGATAAAGGCTCTATGGCAACGATAGGGAAGCATAGAGCTGTGGTAGATTTACCATATATGAAGTTTCAGGGCTTTTTTGCATGGTTTTTTTGGATGTTTTTACATTTAATGCTGATTCTTTCGGTGAGAAATAAAATCGCTATATTTTTCAACTGGATGTGGAGTTACCTTAATGGAGATTCTTCTTTAAGACTAATTATACTTCCTAACAAAAAAAACAGAACAGAACAATGA
- the recF gene encoding DNA replication/repair protein RecF (All proteins in this family for which functions are known are DNA-binding proteins that assist the filamentation of RecA onto DNA for the initiation of recombination or recombinational repair.) gives MIIKKLYLTNFKNHQERVFDFSSEINSFVGNNGAGKTNILDALHYLSVGKSFLGNSDVNNIFTGEDFFTLEAVVDDGEKETILKIIQSKDAKKLVKKNDKSYARLSDHIGFLPSVMISPYDANLISDSGESRRRFLDAMISQVDAEYLHSIMQYQKALKQRNALLKSFAKNRYFDKDSLEIYDEPLCQYAGVIFEKRNLFITQLLPTFLHFYNMISNGKEEVNIVYQSDLEEQTMAEVLSQNVEKDRVLTYTSKGIHKDELRFEMSGDLIKKIGSQGQQKSFLIALKLAQINRIKEITGKTPLLLLDDIFDKLDDRRVAQLIELVNKEHFGQIFITDTHKERTEAVVKNINEESRIFEIA, from the coding sequence ATGATTATCAAAAAATTATATTTAACAAATTTCAAAAATCATCAAGAGCGAGTATTTGATTTTTCTTCCGAAATCAATAGTTTCGTAGGGAATAATGGGGCAGGGAAGACCAATATTTTAGACGCTTTGCACTACTTGTCCGTAGGGAAAAGTTTTCTAGGAAATTCTGATGTTAATAATATTTTTACGGGGGAAGACTTCTTTACTTTAGAGGCGGTGGTGGATGATGGCGAAAAAGAAACGATATTAAAAATTATCCAAAGCAAAGACGCTAAAAAGTTGGTAAAGAAGAACGATAAGTCTTACGCTCGTTTGTCAGACCATATTGGGTTTTTGCCAAGTGTGATGATTTCTCCCTATGATGCCAATCTTATCTCTGATTCTGGGGAGAGCAGAAGACGATTTTTAGATGCAATGATTTCGCAGGTAGATGCAGAGTATTTGCACTCTATTATGCAATACCAAAAAGCACTTAAACAAAGAAATGCCTTACTAAAGTCTTTCGCTAAAAATAGATATTTTGATAAAGATTCGCTAGAGATTTATGATGAGCCTTTGTGCCAATATGCAGGGGTGATTTTTGAAAAGAGGAACCTGTTTATCACACAACTACTGCCTACTTTTTTGCATTTTTATAATATGATTTCTAATGGTAAAGAGGAGGTTAATATTGTTTACCAATCGGATTTGGAAGAGCAAACAATGGCAGAAGTTCTATCTCAAAATGTAGAAAAAGACCGAGTGCTTACCTACACTTCTAAAGGGATTCATAAAGATGAACTCCGTTTTGAAATGAGTGGGGATTTGATAAAGAAAATTGGTTCTCAAGGGCAACAGAAGTCGTTTCTAATTGCGTTAAAGTTGGCTCAAATCAACCGTATTAAAGAAATTACAGGGAAGACTCCACTGTTGCTGTTAGACGATATATTTGATAAGTTGGACGACCGCCGTGTGGCTCAACTTATAGAATTAGTGAACAAAGAACATTTTGGACAGATATTCATTACAGATACCCATAAAGAACGAACGGAAGCCGTAGTAAAAAACATCAATGAAGAAAGCCGTATTTTTGAGATAGCTTAA
- the odhB gene encoding 2-oxoglutarate dehydrogenase complex dihydrolipoyllysine-residue succinyltransferase, translating into MSILEMKVPSPGESITEVEIATWLVQDGDYVEKDQPIAEVDSDKATLELPAEESGIITLKAEEGDVVEVGQVVCLIDMSAAKPEGGAAKQETTKVEERKEEVKAEAPKQEAYSATYATGTPSPAAKKILDEKGVDASQVKGTGRDGRITKEDAEQASVPAMGSVFATNGSRSSKTTKLSSLRRKLAQRLVSVKNETAMLTTFNEVDMSEIFRIRKQYKEEFAVKHGVGLGFMSFFTKAVTRALQMYPEVNSMIDGNQMITYDFCDVSVAVSGPKGLMVPVLRNAETMSFRGVEASIKELAEKARNGKITVDEMTGGTFTITNGGVFGSMLSTPIINPPQSAILGMHNIIQRPVAVDGQVVIRPMMYLALSYDHRIIDGRESVGFLVAVKEAIDNPVEHLLGGDERRGLEL; encoded by the coding sequence ATGTCAATATTAGAAATGAAAGTTCCCTCTCCGGGAGAGTCTATTACAGAAGTAGAAATTGCTACTTGGTTAGTTCAAGATGGTGATTATGTAGAAAAAGATCAGCCTATCGCAGAAGTAGATTCTGATAAGGCAACGCTAGAACTTCCTGCTGAAGAAAGTGGTATCATTACGTTAAAAGCAGAGGAAGGTGATGTAGTAGAAGTAGGACAAGTGGTTTGTCTAATTGATATGAGTGCAGCTAAGCCAGAAGGTGGTGCAGCTAAGCAAGAGACTACTAAAGTAGAAGAAAGGAAAGAAGAAGTTAAAGCAGAAGCTCCAAAACAAGAGGCTTATTCTGCAACTTATGCTACGGGAACACCGTCTCCTGCAGCTAAAAAAATTCTAGATGAAAAAGGGGTAGATGCATCTCAAGTAAAAGGAACAGGTAGAGATGGTAGAATTACTAAAGAAGATGCAGAACAGGCTTCTGTACCGGCTATGGGTTCTGTATTTGCTACTAATGGGTCTAGATCTTCTAAGACAACTAAATTATCTTCATTGAGAAGAAAATTAGCTCAGCGTTTAGTTTCTGTTAAGAATGAAACGGCGATGCTTACTACTTTCAATGAGGTAGATATGAGTGAGATTTTCAGAATTAGAAAACAATATAAAGAGGAGTTTGCAGTGAAGCACGGTGTAGGTTTAGGCTTTATGTCTTTCTTTACAAAGGCGGTTACTAGAGCGTTACAAATGTATCCAGAGGTAAACTCTATGATAGATGGTAATCAAATGATTACTTATGATTTCTGTGATGTTTCTGTCGCGGTATCTGGTCCTAAAGGGCTTATGGTTCCTGTGCTTAGAAATGCAGAAACAATGTCTTTCCGTGGTGTGGAGGCTAGCATTAAGGAATTAGCAGAGAAGGCAAGAAACGGAAAAATTACGGTAGATGAAATGACAGGAGGAACTTTTACTATCACTAATGGTGGGGTATTTGGGTCTATGCTTTCAACACCGATTATCAATCCACCTCAATCTGCGATTTTAGGAATGCACAACATTATCCAAAGACCAGTAGCAGTAGATGGGCAAGTAGTTATTCGTCCAATGATGTATCTAGCACTATCTTATGACCACAGAATTATAGATGGTAGAGAATCTGTAGGTTTCTTAGTAGCGGTAAAAGAAGCTATTGATAACCCTGTGGAGCACTTGCTAGGAGGTGATGAAAGAAGAGGATTAGAACTTTAG
- the trmD gene encoding tRNA (guanosine(37)-N1)-methyltransferase TrmD, producing MRIDIISVVPELMESPFKTSILKRAMEKGIAEVHFHHLREWGVGKHRQVDDEPYGGGAGMVMMVEPIDLCISKLKSEREYDEVIYLTPDGETLNQKIANTLSIKENLILLCGHYKGIDQRVRDLHITKEISIGDFVLTGGELAACVLADAVIRLLPGVLNDEQSALTDSFQDDLLAPPIYTRPENYKGLKVPEVLLSGNFPKIDDWRYEQALQITRTKRPDLLGED from the coding sequence ATGAGAATAGATATTATAAGTGTAGTACCAGAGCTCATGGAAAGTCCTTTTAAGACTTCTATTCTTAAAAGAGCTATGGAGAAAGGTATTGCAGAAGTCCATTTCCATCATTTAAGAGAGTGGGGCGTAGGTAAACATCGTCAAGTAGATGACGAGCCTTACGGCGGCGGTGCAGGTATGGTAATGATGGTAGAACCGATAGACCTGTGCATTTCTAAACTAAAATCTGAACGAGAGTACGACGAGGTAATTTACCTTACACCTGATGGAGAAACTCTTAATCAAAAAATAGCCAATACACTTTCTATCAAAGAAAATCTTATTCTTTTGTGTGGGCATTATAAAGGTATAGACCAAAGAGTGAGAGATTTACACATTACTAAAGAAATTTCTATTGGAGATTTTGTTTTAACGGGAGGCGAACTTGCAGCTTGTGTCTTGGCAGATGCTGTTATAAGGCTATTGCCAGGTGTTCTTAACGATGAGCAATCGGCTCTTACAGATAGTTTTCAAGACGATTTGTTAGCTCCACCTATTTACACTCGTCCTGAAAATTACAAAGGGCTGAAAGTTCCCGAAGTCTTATTGAGTGGTAATTTTCCTAAAATAGACGATTGGCGTTACGAACAAGCACTACAAATCACTAGAACTAAAAGACCCGATTTGTTAGGAGAAGATTAG
- the ccsB gene encoding c-type cytochrome biogenesis protein CcsB codes for MKKIQNILVSTRTMAVLLLVYALSMAYATFMENDYGTPTAKAFIYESKWFEAIMFLLIINFIGNIGRYRLWKREKWPLLVFHLSFILLFIGGAITRYISYEGTMHIREGETSNEIVTSKNFFKIQIEEKGEVLNYKDIPFLMTPEVPFWSKVTNHYFKAAYDFNGKKIKVKQLAYTPRKKDSIKVMPNGKEYLHFVTTDDAGRLEYYLSEGEVKNIGGTLVTYNRPIDGAVEFKKQDGKLYIKTPVDATYMVMTSQEVGASPKDEYTPLSLRSLYTINQMRIVVPEGLKRGEIVSYSGDKKKDKNIPDELLLEVEGPKTKQQVSLQVQEGNPNLVKQISLDGMNMMLGFGAKVYTTPFALKLDDFVMETYPGSSSPSAYESHVQIIDNGKQTPYKIYMNNVLNYRGYRFFQSSFDPDRHGTVLSVNHDYWGTLITYIGYTLMFIAMFITLFWRGTRFWSLNKMLKDISKKKALGVLLLMLSFGLLQAQPKTSAGKVPAQKVLSADDMVQHINIDKAHAEKFGSLLVQSYDGRIQPVNTQALDILRKLTGKESFKQLDANQWFLSATIDPMFWAQVHIIKVETRGKVGEELKKKTKANDEGYTSLVNLFPADKFGNLRFVLEDDYNEAFNKKPAEQSKYDQAVIKLNDKVQVMNALMSWQYFRVIPVQNDPNHKWNSVMDANFQIDTNAQEVLGPYLSSVLMATQSDKWATADKELDKVKSYQAKWGKNVMPPQTKIDLEILMNKLDLNFKLMIFYSVVAALLLVLGFIELFKPNRWLHKVIKVILAAGILGYLVHLVGLGIRWYISGHAPWSNGYEAIMFISWVGISAGLLLYRNNNALIPSAGFLVAVLLMGFAHGAVSLDPQITPLVPVLKSYWLVIHVAIITSSYGFFALSFIIGIMVLLFYIVSSKATFQEHNDTTIKELTAVSEMSLTIGLFALTIGTFLGGVWANESWGRYWSWDPKETWAFISVMVYAFVLHMRLVPGLRGRYAFHMVTMFAFSSVIMTYFGVNYYLSGLHSYAAGDPIPVPAWVYITGASMITISLAAWFKYKKLNSKN; via the coding sequence ATGAAAAAAATCCAAAATATTCTTGTATCCACCCGTACTATGGCGGTGTTGCTGTTGGTTTATGCTTTATCTATGGCGTATGCCACTTTTATGGAAAACGATTATGGCACGCCTACGGCAAAGGCTTTTATCTATGAGTCTAAATGGTTCGAGGCAATTATGTTTTTGCTTATCATCAATTTTATAGGCAATATCGGTAGGTATCGCTTATGGAAACGAGAAAAGTGGCCTTTATTGGTTTTCCATTTATCATTTATTTTGTTGTTTATAGGAGGTGCTATTACTAGATATATCAGTTACGAAGGGACGATGCACATTCGTGAGGGGGAAACTTCTAACGAAATAGTAACTAGCAAGAATTTCTTTAAAATTCAAATAGAAGAAAAAGGAGAAGTGCTTAATTATAAGGATATTCCGTTCTTGATGACGCCAGAAGTACCTTTTTGGTCTAAAGTTACCAATCATTACTTTAAAGCGGCTTACGACTTTAATGGTAAAAAAATAAAAGTAAAGCAGTTGGCTTACACGCCTAGAAAGAAGGACAGTATAAAGGTAATGCCTAATGGTAAAGAGTATCTTCATTTTGTAACCACAGACGATGCAGGAAGGTTAGAGTATTATCTGTCAGAAGGAGAGGTTAAAAATATCGGTGGTACATTAGTAACTTATAACAGACCGATAGATGGGGCGGTGGAGTTTAAAAAACAAGACGGGAAACTTTACATTAAAACTCCTGTAGATGCTACTTATATGGTAATGACGAGTCAAGAAGTGGGGGCATCTCCTAAAGATGAGTACACGCCGTTATCTCTTAGAAGTTTATATACGATTAACCAAATGAGAATTGTAGTGCCTGAAGGACTAAAAAGAGGCGAAATAGTATCTTATTCTGGAGATAAAAAGAAGGATAAAAATATACCTGATGAGCTTTTACTAGAGGTAGAAGGTCCTAAAACTAAGCAGCAAGTTAGCCTACAAGTACAGGAAGGTAATCCTAACTTGGTAAAACAAATTTCGTTAGATGGTATGAATATGATGTTGGGGTTTGGTGCTAAAGTTTACACTACGCCATTTGCATTGAAATTAGACGACTTTGTGATGGAAACTTACCCAGGGAGTTCTTCGCCGTCTGCTTATGAGAGCCACGTTCAGATTATAGATAATGGTAAGCAGACACCATACAAAATTTATATGAATAATGTACTTAATTATCGTGGATACCGTTTCTTCCAATCTAGTTTTGACCCAGATAGACACGGTACGGTACTATCGGTTAATCACGACTATTGGGGAACACTTATTACCTATATAGGCTATACACTTATGTTTATTGCAATGTTTATTACTCTGTTTTGGAGAGGAACTCGTTTTTGGTCTTTAAATAAAATGCTAAAAGATATTAGTAAGAAAAAAGCGTTAGGAGTATTATTACTGATGTTGAGTTTTGGTCTTCTACAAGCACAACCAAAAACATCAGCAGGCAAAGTGCCTGCTCAAAAAGTGCTTTCTGCCGATGATATGGTACAGCACATCAATATAGATAAGGCTCACGCAGAGAAATTTGGTTCTTTGTTAGTGCAGAGTTATGATGGGAGAATACAGCCAGTAAATACACAAGCACTAGATATTTTAAGAAAACTTACGGGTAAAGAATCTTTTAAACAACTAGATGCTAACCAGTGGTTTTTGTCAGCGACTATAGACCCAATGTTTTGGGCACAAGTACATATTATTAAGGTAGAGACTAGAGGGAAAGTAGGGGAGGAATTAAAGAAAAAAACCAAGGCGAACGATGAGGGTTATACTAGTCTTGTAAATCTTTTCCCAGCGGATAAGTTTGGTAATCTTCGTTTTGTTTTAGAAGATGATTACAATGAGGCTTTTAACAAAAAGCCAGCCGAACAATCTAAGTACGACCAAGCAGTTATCAAACTTAATGATAAAGTACAAGTGATGAATGCCCTAATGTCTTGGCAATATTTCCGTGTGATACCAGTACAGAACGACCCTAACCACAAATGGAATTCTGTAATGGACGCTAACTTCCAAATAGATACTAATGCACAGGAGGTGTTAGGTCCTTACCTTTCTTCGGTACTGATGGCTACACAAAGCGATAAGTGGGCAACTGCTGATAAGGAACTAGATAAAGTAAAGAGTTATCAAGCAAAATGGGGTAAAAATGTGATGCCGCCTCAAACCAAGATAGACTTAGAAATTTTAATGAACAAACTTGACCTCAACTTTAAGTTGATGATTTTTTATAGTGTTGTTGCTGCATTATTATTGGTACTTGGTTTTATAGAATTATTTAAACCCAATCGTTGGCTACATAAAGTCATTAAAGTGATTTTAGCTGCAGGGATATTGGGCTACCTTGTGCATCTTGTGGGGCTGGGTATCAGATGGTACATTTCAGGACACGCACCTTGGAGTAACGGTTATGAGGCGATTATGTTTATTTCTTGGGTAGGCATTAGTGCAGGGTTATTACTTTACAGAAATAATAATGCTTTGATACCTTCGGCAGGTTTCTTAGTGGCGGTATTGCTGATGGGCTTTGCTCATGGTGCGGTAAGTCTAGACCCGCAAATTACACCTTTAGTGCCAGTGCTTAAATCTTATTGGTTAGTAATACATGTGGCTATTATTACCTCTAGTTACGGATTCTTTGCGTTGTCCTTTATTATAGGAATTATGGTACTGTTGTTTTACATTGTTTCTAGTAAAGCTACTTTCCAAGAACATAATGATACCACGATAAAAGAGCTTACTGCCGTTTCGGAAATGTCGCTTACGATAGGGCTTTTTGCACTTACGATAGGGACTTTTTTAGGTGGAGTTTGGGCTAACGAATCTTGGGGAAGATATTGGTCTTGGGACCCTAAAGAAACTTGGGCATTTATATCGGTTATGGTATATGCTTTTGTATTACATATGCGTTTGGTGCCAGGGCTTAGAGGGCGTTATGCCTTTCATATGGTAACGATGTTTGCTTTTAGTTCGGTTATTATGACTTATTTTGGGGTTAATTACTATCTTTCAGGGTTACACTCTTATGCGGCAGGAGACCCTATCCCTGTACCAGCGTGGGTTTATATTACAGGGGCGAGTATGATTACCATTTCTTTAGCGGCGTGGTTTAAATATAAAAAACTGAACTCCAAAAACTAA